A single genomic interval of Helianthus annuus cultivar XRQ/B chromosome 13, HanXRQr2.0-SUNRISE, whole genome shotgun sequence harbors:
- the LOC110898766 gene encoding BAG family molecular chaperone regulator 1: MMRMRTKTTELTTVKGSEKELEVRPGGMLVQKRDPDDPQHRVPPPTIRVRVKHGSIYHEIIIASTATFGELKKKLTGPTGLHHEDQKIIYKDKERASKTFLDFVGVKDKSKMVVVEDPISREKRQIEARKNAKIEKAGKSMVEISLEVDRLAGQVSAVESVISKGGKVADKMVSDLIGLLMNQLIKLDEIKVDGDLNRQKKLQVEKVQRYVETLDVLKVKNTTGNKGNENYVPKQPPPQPQPTSKPRLNQSNARVGVAAQNRHQSNQSVGKFSPIAVAGQPQEASSKNTSGAVVVTTQWETFDSLPTVFSTPQMSTSTSTTSETIQHNFNWDLLLK, encoded by the exons ATGATGCGAATGAGGACTAAAACAACCGAGTTGACCACCGTGAAAGGTAGTGAGAAAGAGTTGGAGGTCCGACCCGGTGGAATGCTGGTCCAGAAGCGCGACCCGGATGACCCACAACATCGTGTTCCTCCCCCAACtattcgggttcgggtcaaacacGGGTcgatataccacgaaatcatcatagCCTCTACGGCCACTTTCg GTGAATTGAAGAAGAAGTTAACAGGGCCGACCGGTTTGCACCATGAAGATCAAAAGATAATATACAAAGATAAAGAAAGGGCTTCTAAAACATTTTTAGATTTTGTGGGTGTGAAGGACAAGTCAAAAATGGTGGTGGTTGAAGATCCGATCAGCCGAGAAAAACGGCAAATTGAAGCCAGAAAGAATGCGAAAATTGAAAAGGCTGGAAAATCAATGGTGGAGATTAGTTTGGAGGTGGATAGGCTTGCTGGCCAG GTGTCGGCGGTTGAATCGGTGATATCTAAAGGAGGAAAAGTTGCCGACAAAATGGTGTCTGATTTGATTGGGTTGTTGATGAATCAGCTGATTAAATTAGACGAAATTAAAGTGGATGGAGATTTAAATCGGCAGAAGAAATTGCAG GTGGAAAAGGTGCAAAGATATGTGGAAACACTCGATGTTTTAAAGGTTAAAAACACGACAGGGAACAAAGGGAATGAGAATTATGTTCCTAAGCAGCCGCCACCACAGCCGCAGCCGACATCAAAACCCCGTCTAAATCAAAGCAATGCTCGTGTTGGCGTCGCGGCGCAAAACCGCCACCAGTCCAACCAGTCAGTTGGGAAATTTTCACCAATCGCGGTGGCGGGTCAACCGCAAGAGGCGTCGAGTAAGAACACATCAGGGGCAGTTGTGGTAACCACACAATGGGAGACTTTTGATTCTTTGCCGACAGTTTTTTCGACCCCACAAATGTCAACATCAACATCAACCACCAGCGAAACAATACAACACAACTTCAATTGGGATTTGCTCTTAAAGTAG